From the genome of Monomorium pharaonis isolate MP-MQ-018 chromosome 2, ASM1337386v2, whole genome shotgun sequence, one region includes:
- the LOC118644425 gene encoding vegetative cell wall protein gp1-like, giving the protein MSPPDQKVSDSSSRMPKSKSSLRDRLARAIAGPPRIPTSSRPFEASVRTPGRSQRRENEPPSTAAPASTPAPAPPSGPRRPAVARQRTTRSRQERLYAEAPPAADNGRNVLLATFGSTLSDLDDDDDDNEELSAAPEERTTSAPMPDIASLRIAGPAATTPPAPIPEPAPSPSVTEVPRQVVAPPPPPARPPSATAETAAAELAQPPLPTPPPTPPASPGYFTRPQPTPTPTPPPTGYFTQPAPPPSSPAPSPSPPAPGPSAIPSEVLRIIPWERILPGRRYRHQALGHRIVVKHQLDGSWYIR; this is encoded by the coding sequence ATGAGCCCACCAGATCAGAAAGTGAGCGATAGCAGCAGCAGGATGCCAAAGTCTAAGAGCTCTCTTCGAGACCGCCTCGCCCGTGCCATCGCCGGACCTCCACGGATCCCAACAAGCAGCCGACCCTTCGAGGCCTCCGTCCGGACACCAGGGCGCAGCCAACGGCGCGAGAACGAGCCGCCTAGCACCGCCGCGCCAGCTTCAACACCAGCTCCGGCGCCGCCATCCGGACCCCGCCGGCCCGCAGTGGCACGCCAGAGGACGACGCGCTCCCGCCAGGAACGGCTATACGCCGAGGCACCGCCAGCAGCCGACAACGGGCGAAACGTGTTACTCGCCACGTTCGGATCCACGTTGTCGGACctggacgacgacgacgacgataacgAGGAGCTAAGCGCCGCACCGGAGGAGCGCACGACATCCGCGCCGATGCCCGACATCGCGTCGCTCCGTATCGCGGGCCCCGCCGCTACGACTCCACCAGCGCCGATACCAGAGCCTGCGCCGTCACCCTCCGTCACCGAGGTGCCCCGACAGGTCGTcgcaccgccaccgccaccggcCCGGCCACCATCCGCCACTGCCGAAACAGCCGCAGCTGAGCTGGCGCAACCGCCGCTACCaacgccgccgccgacgccgCCCGCCTCACCCGGGTACTTCACCCGGCCGCAACCGACGCCGACACCGACACCGCCTCCGACCGGGTACTTTACCCAGCCAGCGCCGCCACCATCATCACCCGCGCCGTCACCATCGCCGCCAGCCCCCGGACCATCCGCTATTCCCAGCGAAGTCCTGCGGATCATACCGTGGGAGCGCATACTGCCAGGCCGCCGCTACCGTCACCAGGCCCTCGGGCACCGCATCGTGGTGAAACACCAGCTCGACGGGTCCTGGTATATCCGCTAA